A segment of the Ficedula albicollis isolate OC2 linkage group LG34, FicAlb1.5, whole genome shotgun sequence genome:
NNNNNNNNNNNNNNNNNNNNNNNNNNNNNNNNNNNNNNNNNNNNNNNNNNNNNNNNNNNNNNNNNNNNNNNNNNNNNNNNNNNNNNNNNNNNNNNNNNNNNNNNNNNNNNNNNNNNNNNNNNNNNNNNNNNNNNNNNNNNNNNNNNNNNNNNNNNNNNNNNNNNNNNNNNNNNNNNNNNNNNNNNNNNNNNNNNNNNNNNNNNNNNNNNNNNNNNNNNNNNNNNNNNNNNNNNNNNNNNNNNNNNNNNNNNNNNNNNNNNNNNNNNNNNNNNNNNNNNNNNNNNNNNNNNNNNNNNNNNNNNNNNNNNNNNNNNNNNNNNNNNNNNNNNNNNNNNNNNNNNNNNNNNNNNNNNNNNNNNNNNNNNNNNNNNNNNNNNNNNNNNNNNNNNNNNNNNNNNNNNNNNNNNNNNNNNNNNNNNNNNNNNNNNNNNNNNNNNNNNNNNNNNNNNNNNNNNNNNNNNNNNNNNNNNNNNNNNNNNNNNNNNNNNNNNNNNNNNNNNNNNNNNNNNNNNNNNNNNNNNNNNNNNNNNNNNNNNNNNNNNNNNNNNNNNNNNNNNNNNNNNNNNNNNNNNNNNNNNNNNNNNNNNNNNNNNNNNNNNNNNNNNNNNNNNNNNNNNNNNNNNNNNNNNNNNNNNNNNNNNNNNNNNNNNNNNNNNNNNNNNNNNNNNNNNNNNNNNNNNNNNNNNNNNNNNNNNNNNNNNNNNNNNNNNNNNNNNNNNNNNNNNNNNNNNNNNNNNNNNNNNNNNNNNNNNNNNNNNNNNNNNNNNNNNNNNNNNNNNNNNNNNNNNNNNNNNNNNNNNNNNNNNNNNNNNNNNNNNNNNNNNNNNNNNNNNNNNNNNNNNNNNNNNNNNNNNNNNNNNNNNNNNNNNNNNNNNNNNNNNNNNNNNNNNNNNNNNNNNNNNNNNNNNNNNNNNNNNNNNNNNNNNNNNNNNNNNNNNNNNNNNNNNNNNNNNNNNNNNNNNNNNNNNNNNNNNNNNNNNNNNNNNNNNNNNNNNNNNNNNNNNNNNNNNNNNNNNNNNNNNNNNNNNNNNNNNNNNNNNNNNNNNNNNTTGGGgtattttggggatattttggggtattCTGGGGTGTctcagggatattttggggtattttggggtatctgagggattttgggggttctggGGACATTTAGGGAGATTCTGGATATTTTGGGCTGTTCCAAGGAtttctggggtttggggtttttttttggggggtttcaGGGGTAtttgggggtatttttggggtggttttgggtattttggggtgtctcAGGTGCATTTTGGGGTGTCACAGGTGTATTTTGGGGTGTCTCAGGGGCATTTTGGGTTATCTCAGGTGTATTTTGAGGTGTCTCATGTGTGTTCAGGGTTATTCTGGGTTATCTCAGGGATATTCTGGGGTGTCTCAGGTACGTTCTGGGGTGTCTCAGGtgtattttggggtctctcaggTGTGCTCAGGGTTATTCTGGGGTGTCTCAGGTGTATTTTGGGGTGTCTCAGGTGTATTCAGGGTTATTCTGGGGTGTCTCAGGGAcaattttgggttattttgggttaCTTTGGGCAGTTTTGGGCGCCCCGGGCCGGGCTGTACCTCGGGGTAACTCGGGGGTATTTTGGGTTATTTCAGGTGTCTCAGGTGTATTCTGGGGTGTCTCAGGTGTATTCAGGGGTGTCTCAGGTGTATTCTGGGGTGTCTCAGGGAcatttttgggttattttgggttcTTTTGGGTAGTTTTGGGCGCCCGGGCCGGGCTGTACCTCGGGGTAGACGCCGATCAGGCTCTGGGCCTTGGTGTAAAACTCCTCCTTGAGGGAGATGACGATGGCCTGGAAGTTGGCAGCCGACTGCTCCTTGATGTAATTGGCcacctggggaccccaaaaaccgCCTTGGCACCCCAGAAACGCACCCGGCACCCCAAAAAACGGGTCTGGCGCCCCAAAAATGGGGTAGGGAGCCCCAAAAATGGGGTGGGGAgccccaacccccccccccccccccccccccccccccccccccccccccccccccccccccccccccccccccccccccccccccccccccccccccccccccccccccccccccccccccccccccccccccccccccccccccccccccccccccccccccccccccccccccccccccccccccccccccccccccccccccccccccccccccccccccccccccccccccccccccccccccccccccccccccccccccccccccccccccccccccccccccccccccccccccccccccccccccccccccccccccccccccccccccccccccccccccccccccccccccccccccccccccccccccccccccccccccccccccccccccccccccccccccccccccccccccccccccccccccccccccccccccccccccccccccccccccccccccccccccccccccccccccccccccccccccccccccccccccccccccccccccccccccccccccccccccccccccccccccccccccccccccccccccccccccccccccccccccccccccccccccccccccccccccccccccccccccccccccccccccccccccccccccccccccccccccccccccccccccccccccccccccccccccccccccccccccccccccccccccccccccccccccccccccccccccccccccccccccccccccccccccccccccccccccccccccccccccccccccccccccccccccccccccccccccccccccccccccccccccccccccccccccccccccccccccccccccccccccccccccccccccccccccccccccccccccccccccccccccccccccccccccccccccccccccccccccccccccccccccccccccccccccccccccccccccccccccccccccccccccccccccccccccccccccccccccccccccccccccccccccccccccccccccccccccccccccccccccccccccccccccccccccccccccccccccccccccccccccccccccccccccccccccccccccccccccccccccccccccccccccccccccccccccccccccccccccccccccccccccccccccccccccccccccccccagaggagCCCCCCGGGTTTTGGGGGAACTTTTGGGGGGTCCCACCTGTGGGTTTTTGGGATTCCCNNNNNNNNNNNNNNNNNNNNNNNNNNNNNNNNNNNNNNNNNNNNNNNNNNNNNNNNNNNNNNNNNNNNNNNNNNNNNNNNNNNNNNNNNNNNNNNNNNNNNNNNNNNNNNNNNNNNNNNNNNNNNNNNNNNNNNNNNNNNNNNNNNNNNNNNNNNNNNNNNNNNNNNNNNNNNNNNNNNNNNNNNNNNNNNNNNNNNNNNNNNNNNNNNNNNNNNNNNNNNNNNNNNNNNNNNNNNNNNNNNNNNNNNNNNNNNNNNNNNNNNNNNNNNNNNNNNNNNNNNNNNNNNNNNNNNNNNNNNNNNNNNNNNNNNNNNNNNNNNNNNNNNNNNNNNNNNNNNNNNNNNNNNNNNNNNNNNNNNNNNNNNNNNNNNNNNNNNNNNNNNNNNNNNNNNNNNNNNNNNNNNNNNNNNNNNNNNNNNNNNNNNNNNNNNNNNNNNNNNNNNNNNNNNNNNNNNNNNNNNNNNNNNNNNNNNNNNNNNNNNNNNNNNNNNNNNNNNNNNNNNNNNNNNNNNNNNNNNNNNNNNNNNNNNNNNNNNNNNNNNNNNNNNNNNNNNNNNNNNNNNNNNNNNNNNNNNNNNNNNNNNNNNNNNNNNNNNNNNNNNNNNNNNNNNNNNNNNNNNNNNNNNNNNNNNNNNNNNNNNNNNNNNNNNNNNNNNNNNNNNNNNNNNNNNNNNNNNNNNNNNNNNNNNNNNNNNNNNNNNNNNNNNNNNNNNNNNNNNNNNNNNNNNNNNNNNNNNNNNNNNNNNNNNNNNNNNNNNNNNNNNNNNNNNNNNNNNNNNNNNNNNNNNNNNNNNNNNNNNNNNNNNNNNNNNNNNNNNNNNNNNNNNNNNNNNNNNNNNNNNNNNNNNNNNNNNNNNNNNNNNNNNNNNNNNNNNNNNNNNNNNNNNNNNNNNNNNNNNNNNNNNNNNNNNNNNNNNNNNNNNNNNNNNNNNNNNNNNNNNNNNNNNNNNNNNNNNNNNNNNNNNNNNNNNNNNNNNNNNNNNNNNNNNNNNNNNNNNNNNNNNNNNNNNNNNNNNNNNNNNNNNNNNNNNNNNNNNNNNNNNNNNNNNNNNNNNNNNNNNNNNNNNNNNNNNNNNNNNNNNNNNNNNNNNNNNNNNNNNNNNNNNNNNNNNNNNNNNNNNNNNNNNNNNNNNNNNNNNNNNNNNNNNNNNNNNNNNNNNNNNNNNNNNNNNNNNNNNNNNNNNNNNNNNNNNNNNNNNNNNNNNNNNNNNNNNNNNNNNNNNNNNNNNNNNNNNNNNNNNNNNNNNNNNNNNNNNNNNNNNNNNNNNNNNNNNNNNNNNNNNNNNNNNNNNNNNNNNNNNNNNNNNNNNNNNNNNNNNNNNNNNNNNNNNNNNNNNNNNNNNNNNNNNNNNNNNNNNNNNNNNNNNNNNNNNNNNNNNNNNNNNNNNNNNNNNNNNNNNNNNNNNNNNNNNNNNNNNNNNNNNNNNNNNNNNNNNNNNNNNNNNNNNNNNNNNNNNNNNNNNNNNNNNNNNNNNNNNNNNNNNNNNNNNNNNNNNNNNNNNNNNNNNNNNNNNNNNNNNNNCCAGAGGAGCCCCCCGGGTTTTGGGGGAACTTTTGGGGGGTCCCACCTGTGGGTTTTTGGGATTCCCCAGGGGATTCTGAGACCTTCCCAGGGCATTCTGGGATTCCCccaggggattttggggtccccctggatattttggggtccctcaggagattttggggtcccacctgTGGATGGCGGAGAGCAGGGCCagaggggcccccccccccccccccccccccccccccccccccccccccccccccccccccccccccccccccccccccccccccccccccccccccccccccccccccccccccccccccccccccccccccccccccccccttttggggtcccacctgtgggtggggctgagcagggccagggcgGCCAGCGGAGTTttttgggaggatttggggtcccacctgtgagttttggggttccccccctggattttggggtccccccagaggattttggggtccctccagGTTTTGGGGTTCCAGGTTTGCGAAGAGCAGGGCCAGAGTGGCCAGGTGAATTTTTGTGGGGATCCCTGGGGATTTCGGGGTCCCCCTGgggatttccccccccccccccccccccccccccccctggggatGTTGGGGTCCCCCTGGGGATTTCGGGGTCCCCCAGGATTTCGGGGTCCCCcagggttttggggtcccacctgTGGATGGCGAAGAGCAGCGCCAGCGCAGCCACGGTTTTCTCGCCCCCGGACAGGTTGTCCATGGGCCGGAATCGCTTCCCGGGGGCGACGCAGTTGTAATTGATCCCGTCCAGGTACGGCTCCTCGGGGTTCTCGGGGCCTAAAAACGCCTGACAGACAGGTGTGAGACAGgtgtgagacaggtgagagacaggtgagacacaggtgtgagacaggtgagacaggtgtgagacaggtgagggacaggtgagggacaggtgagacaggtgtgggacaggtgatCCTGCTGAGGAGAACCACGACCAGATCggaagacccccccccccccccccccccccccccccccccccccccccccccccccccccccccccccccccccccccccccccccccccccccccccccccccccccccccccccccccccccccccccccccccccccccccccccccccccccccccccccccccccccccccccccccccccccccccccccccccccccccccccccccccccccccccccccccccccccccccccccccccccccccccccccccccccccccccccccccccccccccccccccccccccccccccccccccccccccccccccccccccccccccccccccccccccccccccccccccccccccccccccccccccccccccccccccccccccccccccccccccccccccccccccccccccccccccccccccccccccccccccccccccccccccccccccccccccccccccccccccccccccccccccccccccccccccccccccccccccccccccccccccccccccccccccccccccccccccccccccccccccccccccccccccccccccccccccccccccccccccccccccccccccccccccccccccccccccccccccccccccccccccccccccccccccccccccccccccccccccccccccccccccccccccccccccccccccccccccccccccccccccccccccccccccccccccccccccccccccccccccccccccccccccccccccccccccccccccccccccccccccccccccccccccccccccccccccccccccccccccccccccccccccccccccccccccccccccccccccccccccccccccccccccccccccccccccccccccccccccccccccccccccccccccccccccccccccccccccccccccccccccccccccccccccccccccccccccccccccccccccccccccccccccccccccccccccccccccccccccccccccccccccccccccccccccccccccccccccccccccccccccccccccccccccccccccccccccccccccccccccccccccccccccccccccccccccccccccccccccccccccccccccccccccccccccccccccccccccccccccccccccccccccccccccccccccccccccccccccccccccccccccccccccccccccccccccccccccccccccccccccccccccccccccccccccccccccccccccccccccccccccccccccccccccccccccccccccccccccccccccccccccccccccccccccccccccccccccccccccccccccccccccccccccccccccccccccccccccccccccccccccccccccccccccccccccccccccccccccccccccccccccccccccccccccccccccccccccccccccccccccccccccccccccccccccccccccccccccccccccccccccccccccccccccccccgagacaggtgagagacaggtgtGAGACAGGTGTGAGACAGGTACGGCTCCTCGGGGTTCTCGGGGCCTAAAAACGCCTGACAGACAGGTGTGAGACAGGTGTGAGACAGGTGTGAGACAGTGACAGTTACACAGGTGTGAGACGGCAGTGCCTGGGAACAGGGGTGCACAGGTGAAAGTGACctggtgacacaggtgtgacacagggacagtgacacaggtgtgacacaggtgaggcTCCTCAGGGTTCTTGGGCCCAGGAACGcgtgggaatggggaggggCAGTCCTGTGCCAGCCTTGCACAGGTGTGCGACACCTGTACAGGTGTGCCAGTCTCACACAGGTGTGCCCCATACAGGTGTGTGCCCCATACAGGTGTGTGCCCCACACAGGTGTGCCAGTCTCACACAGGTGTGTaacacctgtgcaggtgtgtgccagtctcacctgcccaggtgtgccagtTTCACCTGGGCGCTGCTGTTGCAGGACAGCCCCATACAGGTGTGTGCCAgtctcacctgcccaggtgtgtcaGTCTCACCTGGGCGCTGCTGTTGCGCGACAGCGCTTTGTAGATCTCGTCGATGTTGGTGGCCACGGCCTCGAAGCAGGAGTTGAAGCGGTCGAATCGCTCCTTCTTCATCTGCTCAAACGCCTGCTTGGCCTTCTTGGCGCGCTTGCGAGCGGCCTCGAACTctgcacagaggggacagaggggacagaggggacagaggggacagaggggacgTCACGGACAGCCggggacagccagggagaggggacagaggggacagaggggacagaggggacagaggggacagaggggacagaggggcagcCGGGGACAGCGAgggacagccatggggacagccatggggacagccagggacagccagggggacactggggacagccaggggacactggggacatcacGGACAGCCAGGGATagccatggggacactggggacattggggacagccagggatagccatggggacactggggacatcacacacagccatggagacactggggacagccagggacattggggacatcacAGATACCCAgggacagccatggggacattggggacatcacAGACACCCATGGGACACTGGTGACACCCATGGGACACTGGTGAcacccatggggacactggggacaggatgCTCCTGCTCGGCCTTCTTGGCGCGCTTGTGAGTGGCCTCAAACtctggggacatcaggggacacccagggagacacaggggacacaggggacaccccCGCTTGGCCTTTCtggtgtgtgtgcacagctctgAACTCTGGAGGGACATGAGGAGACagtggggacaccaggggacactggggacatcacagacagccatggggacactggggacagccatggggacaccaggggacaccaggggacaccTGTCCATCCCCCCCCATGTCAGGGTTTTTGGGgctctctcctgggttttggggtccccacagtggaggggctggggaggggggtcTGTGCTGAACAcctgtggctgtccccacagctggctgtccccacagctggctgtccccacccccgagtgtccccacacccaggtgtccccacagctggctgtccccacacccgagtgtccccacacccgagtgtccccacacccaggtgtccccacagctggctgtccccacacccgagtgtccccacacccgagtgtccccacacccaggtgtccccacagctggctgtccccacacccgagtgtccccacacccgagtgtccccacacccaggtgtccccacagctggctgtccccacacccgagtgtccccacacccgagtgtccccacacccaggtgtccccacagctggctgtccccacacccgagtgtccccacacccgagtgtccccacacccaggtgtccccacagctggctgtccccacacccgagtgtccccacacccgagtgtccccacacccaggtgtccccacagctggctgtccccacacccgagtgtccccacacccgagtgtccccacacccaggtgtccccacagctggctgtccccacacccgagtgtccccacacccgagtgtccccacacccaggtgtccccacagctggctgtccccacacccgagtgtccccacacccgagtgtccccacacccaggtgtccccacagctggctgtccccacacccgagtgtccccacacccgagtgtccccacacccaggtgtccccacagctggctgtccccacacccgagtgtccccacacccgagtgtccccacacccaggtgtccccacagctggctgtccccacacccgagtgtccccacacccgagtgtccccacacccaggtgtccccacagctggctgtccccacacccgagtgtccccacacccgagtgtccccacacccaggtgtccccacagctggctgtccccacacccgagtgtccccacacccgagtgtccccacacccaggtgtccccacagctggctgtccccacacccgagtgtccccacacccgagtgtccccacacccaggtgtccccacagctggctgtccccacacccgagtgtccccacacccgagtgtccccacacccaggtgtccccacagctggctgtccccacacccgagtgtccccacacccgagtgtccccacacccaggtgtccccacagctggctgtccccacacccgagtgtccccacacccgagtgtccccacacccaggtgtccccacagctggctgtccccacacccgagtgtccccacacccgagtgtccccacacccaggtgtccccacagctggctgtccccacacccgagtgtccccacacccgagtgtccccacacccaggtgtccccacagctggctgtccccacacccgagtgtccccacacccgagtgtccccacacccaggtgtccccacagctggctgtccccacacccgagtgtccccacacccgagtgtccccacacccaggtgtccccacagctggctgtccccacacccgagtgtccccacacccgagtgtccccacacccaggtgtccccacagctggctgtccccacacccgagtgtccccacacccgagtgtccccacacccaggtgtccccacagctggctgtccccacacccgagtgtccccacacccgagtgtccccacacccaggtgtccccacagctggctgtccccacacccgagtgtccccacacccgagtgtccccacacccaggtgtccccacagctggctgtccccacacccgagtgtccccacacccgagtgtccccacacccaggtgtccccacagctggctgtccccacacccgagtgtccccacacccgagtgtccccacacccaggtgtccccacagctggctgtccccacacccgagtgtccccacacccgagtgtccccacacccaggtgtccccacagctggctgtccccacacccgagtgtccccacacccgagtgtccccacacccaggtgtccccacagctggctgtccccacacccgagtgtccccacacccgagtgtccccacacccaggtgtccccacagctggctgtccccacacccgagtgtccccacacccgagtgtccccacacccaggtgtccccacagctggctgtccccacacccgagtgtccccacacccgagtgtccccacacccaggtgtccccacagctggctgtccccacacccgagtgtccccacacccgagtgtccccacacccaggtgtccccacagctggctgtccccacacccgagtgtccccacacccgagtgtccccacacccaggTGTCCTCTTCCGATCTGGGACACGTCCGTGTGCAGGGTGCGCTCGTGGGCCTCGTCCACCATGATCACACTGGGGACGGGAACATTggcgtggggacagggacagggacacggggacagggacacggggacagggacagggacacagggacagggacacggggacatcaggggacacagggacaacAGGGGACgtgaggacagcagggacaccaggacagcaggggacagcaaggacagcagggacatggggacacggggacacggggatacGGGACATGGAGATAGGAGACATGGGGACATCAGGGAACACAGGACatgggggacatgggggacatgGGGCAATatgggacacggggacacggggacagggggcCATGGGACACAGGAAATGGGAACACGAGTGGGAGGGGCCAGAAACGGTTGGGGCAGAGTGGGTGGGGTCAGATGTCAGGTGGGGTCAGGGCGTggccagatgtgctggcagtgcccaggtgtgcccatggccaggtgtgcccaggtgtgtggctgtgcccaggtgtgtgcccacgcccaggtgtgtgcccaggtgtgtgtccatgcccaggtgtgtgccaggtgtgtgcccatgcccaggtgtgtgcccaggtgtgctggcagtgcccaggtgtgtgccaggtgtgtgtccatgcccaggtgtgtgcccacGCCCAGGTGCGTCcatgcccaggtgtgtgcccacgcccaggtgtgtgcccaggtgtgtgtccatgcccaggtgtgtgccaggtgtgtgcccacgcccaggtgtgtgcccaggtgtgtgtccatgcccaggtgtgtgccaggtgtgtgcccatgcccaggtgtgtgcccaggtgtgctggcagtgcccaggtgtgctggcagtgcccaggtgtgcccatgcccaggtgtgtgcccaggtgtgctggcagtgcccaggtgtgtgccaggtgtgcccacgcccaggtgtgtccatgcccaggtgtgtgcccatgcccaggtgtgtgtccaTGCCCAGGTATGTGCCCATGCgcaggtgtgtgcccaggtgtgctggcagtgcccaggtgtgtgtccatgcccaggtgtgtgcccaggtgtgtgcccacgcccaggtgtgtgcccaggtgtgcccgtCTCACCTTGAGCTCCTCGGGCAGGTCGCTGTAGTCGATCTCGATCAGCGCCTCGCGCGCGTACAGGCTGGAGCTGCGCTGGGAGCTGCCCCCGGGCTCCTCGCCAGTGCCAccgccctggggacacgggggggacatcaggggacaggggggacatcaggggacatgggacacacaggggacacacaggggacatgggacacacaagggacatgggacacacaggggacattgggacacacaggggacattgggacacacaggggacattgggacacacaggggacattgggacacacaggggacattgggacacacaggggacattgggacacacaggggacattgggacacacaggggacattgggacacacaggggacattgggacacacaggggacattgggacacacaggggacattgggacacacaggggacattgggacacacaggggacattgggacacacaggggacattgggacacacaggggacattgggacacacaggggacattgggacacacaggggacacagctggagctgctgccagggtcctccccagtgccaccgccctggggacacacaggggacacagaggggacacagaggggacacagagggtggctcagggctgtcccctgtccctgtcccacctccTCCTGGCTGATGTCGTCCATGGAGCCCCGGGCCAGCGGCAGGCGGATGTCCTGCATCTTGCAGGCCTGCAGCAGGTTGTGGCGGTCACTGCGCTTCTGCTCCAGCTTCGTCTCGATGGCCGTCACCTCCTTCTGCAGGTGGGTCAtctccctggggacagggacaggctgtgggacatggggacagggcatggggacagggacagNNNNNNNNNNNNNNNNNNNNNNNNNNNNNNNNNNNNNNNNNNNNNNNNNNNNNNNNNNNNNNNNNNNNNNNNNNNNNNNNNNNNNNNNNNNNNNNNNNNNNNNNNNNNNNNNNNNNNNNNNNNNNNNNNNNNNNNNNNNNNNNNNNNNNNNNNNNNNNNNNNNNNNNNNNNNNNNNNNNNNNNNNNNNNNNNNNNNNNNNNNNNNNN
Coding sequences within it:
- the LOC101819714 gene encoding structural maintenance of chromosomes protein 1A-like, producing the protein REMTHLQKEVTAIETKLEQKRSDRHNLLQACKMQDIRLPLARGSMDDISQEEGGGTGEEPGGSSQRSSSLYAREALIEIDYSDLPEELKVRRAHLGTHLGVGTHLGTCPLCPLCPLCPLCAEFEAARKRAKKAKQAFEQMKKERFDRFNSCFEAVATNIDEIYKALSRNSSAQAFLGPENPEEPYLDGINYNCVAPGKRFRPMDNLSGGEKTVAALALLFAIHRWDPKIS